The DNA segment GACCGTCGCGCGAGGTGTGGGCTTACGGGCGCTGCCTTCCTCCCCGGGGGGCGGGCGCTGCGGCCGGTAGACCATCCCCGGCTCCGGCTTCGCCGGGGACAGCAGCTGGGAGACCGTGACGACCGTGTAGCCGCGCTTCTTAGATCACCGTCAGCCGGAGGTGCCGGCCCGCCGGCGGCGGAGGCCGGCGCGGGCGGCCGTCCGCCGTCACCCCGATCGGACGCGTCCGCCGCGACACGCCGCGCCCGCCGGGGTGGACTCGTAGCGTGACCGCACCGCCGCCGGACGACTGCCTGGCCCGTAACGACTGGATCTGCGGCGACTACCTGAGCACCCGTCGGCAGATCCTGCTCGACGCGGTCGGCCAGCACCTCCAGCTGACGGTGATCTCGGTGGCGCTCGGCCTGGTGGTCGCGGTGCCGCTGGCGCTGCTGGCCCGCCGCAGGCGCTGGACGGCCGGACCGGTGCTCGGCATCACGACGGTCCTCTACACCATCCCGTCGCTGGCGATGTTCTCGCTGCTGCTGCCGGTCTACGGGCTGTCCGCCACCCTCGTGGTGGTCGGCCTCGCCCTGTACTCCCTGACTCTGCTCGTACGGAACATCCTGGCGGGGCTGGACGGCGTCCCCGCCGAGGCCACAGAGGCCGCCCGCGGCATGGGGTACGGGCCGCTGCGGCAACTGCTCACCGTCGAACTGCCGCTGGCGCTGCCGGCCGCGATGGCCGGGCTGCGGATCGCCACCGTCTCCGCGGTCGCGCTCACCACGGTCGGGGCGATCGTCGGGTACGGCGGGCTGGGGAACCTCATCTACGCCGGGATGAACTCCTTCTTCAAGGCGCAGGTGCTCACCGCGTCCGTGCTGTGCGTGATCATCGCGGTCGTCCTCGACCTGCTGCTGCTCGGTGCGGAGCGGCTGCTCACCCCCTGGCGCCGGGCCGGGCGCCGGACGCGGGTGCGCGCACGGGCCGGCGCGGGGGCGAAGCGGCCGGTCACGGCCGGGCGGCGGCCGTGAACACCCTCTCCGCGGTCTGGACCTGGCTGACCACGGCCGCCAACTGGTCCGGTGAGAACGGGGTCTGGCACCGCCTCGAACAGCACCTCGTGCTCACCTTCTCCTGCCTGGTCATCAGCGCCCTGATCGCCCTGCCGGTCGCGCTGACCCTCGGCCACCTCGGCCGCGGTGGCGCGCTGGCCATCAACCTCGCCAACATCGGCCGTGCGGTGCCGACCTTCGCCGTACTCGTCCTGCTGCTGCTGACCCCGCTCGGACGGCACGGGCAGTGGCCGACGATCATCGCGCTGGTGCTGTTCGCCATCCCGCCGCTGCTGACCAACGCGTATGTGGGGATGCGCGAGGTGGACCGGAGCGTGGTGCGGGCCGCGCGAGGGATGGGGATGACCGGGACGCAGCTGGTGTGGCGGGTCGAGGTGCCGCTCGCCTTCCCGCTGCTCCTGACCGGCGTCCGGATCGCCGCCGTCCAGCTGGTGGCCACCGCCACGCTCGCCGCGCTGGTGGGCGGCGGCGGCCTCGGCCGGATCATCACCGCGGGCTTCAACCTGGCCAGCACCCCACAGGTGGTCGCCGGGGCGGTCCTGGTCGCGGTGTTCGCGCTGCTGATGGAGGGCGCCTTCGAGCTGGCACAGCGGTGCGCGCCGATCTGGGCACGGGGGCCGGTCCGGTGAGGGCGGCGGCCGCGGCGCTGGCGGCCCTCATGGCCCTCGGGCTCTCGGCCTGCGCCGGCGGTCCTTCCCTGGAGAACCGCTCCGCGATCACCGCCTCCCCCGGTGACAGCCACGACCTGGCCATCGGTTCGGCGGGCTTCACGGAGAGCGAGCTGCTCGCCCAGATGTACGCGGCGCTGCTCCAGCACGCCGGATACCGCACCCGCGTCCTGACGGTCGGCAACCGCGAGCTGTACGAACCGGCGCTGGAGGCCGGGCAGATCGATGTCGTCCCCGAGTACGCCGCGACCTTCGCGGACTGGCTCAACGCCAAGAGCAAGGGGCCCAAGGCGGCCCCGGTCGCCTCGCCGGACCTCGGGACGACCATGACCGCGCTGCGCCGGCTCGCCGGACCCCGCGGTCT comes from the Streptomyces angustmyceticus genome and includes:
- a CDS encoding ABC transporter permease, with amino-acid sequence MTAPPPDDCLARNDWICGDYLSTRRQILLDAVGQHLQLTVISVALGLVVAVPLALLARRRRWTAGPVLGITTVLYTIPSLAMFSLLLPVYGLSATLVVVGLALYSLTLLVRNILAGLDGVPAEATEAARGMGYGPLRQLLTVELPLALPAAMAGLRIATVSAVALTTVGAIVGYGGLGNLIYAGMNSFFKAQVLTASVLCVIIAVVLDLLLLGAERLLTPWRRAGRRTRVRARAGAGAKRPVTAGRRP
- a CDS encoding ABC transporter permease, with protein sequence MNTLSAVWTWLTTAANWSGENGVWHRLEQHLVLTFSCLVISALIALPVALTLGHLGRGGALAINLANIGRAVPTFAVLVLLLLTPLGRHGQWPTIIALVLFAIPPLLTNAYVGMREVDRSVVRAARGMGMTGTQLVWRVEVPLAFPLLLTGVRIAAVQLVATATLAALVGGGGLGRIITAGFNLASTPQVVAGAVLVAVFALLMEGAFELAQRCAPIWARGPVR